TTCTTATCTCTGGAGTCTAATCAGCGCAGCTTCTCCACAATAAAAAGAAAGTCCACCCGATGCGCCCAGGGAAAACCGAGCGTGACGTTAGGGAATATTGAGATGACTTCGCCTTCCAGGCTATTCAGGAACTGCTCTAATTTGTTCTGGTCCTTTGTCATCCTGATATCGAATCTGTGCACCCTGTATTTCATTGGCCTGACTCCTTTTTTATATATTAAGTTGTTTTTTCTTGTTATGGTTTTCTGCCCACAGCAATCATGTGCGGACTTGACCGGCAAAACTGCTCCCCTTTGAAAGACCCATACAAGGCTTCTATCACCAAACCGGCTTGCTCAAACAACTGCTCTGTCTCCCTACGGGTGTAGACCCGCATTGAAGACATATTCTTCGGGTCATTGTGCCCGTTGATGATCCTGCGGGAGATAATCCGCTGGGTATCCCTGTACCAGTAATTCCGAATAATCACCTCACCGCGGCGTTGCTCCGGGATAAAATGCCTCAGGATATATTCGCGGTTGACCTGATCGACCAGCAATCTGCCACCAGGCTTAAGCGCACGAGCGTAACGCCGGACGAGTTCCAAGTTTTCCTCATCTGAAAAGTAACCGAAACTACCTCCCCAGTTGAATGCCCCGTCAAACTCCTGCTCGAACTCCAGTCTGCGTAAGTCCATAACCTTGAATCTGCCCTGTAATCCTGCCGTGCGAAATCTGCGCCGCGCACGATTCACAAACTGAGGGCGCAGGTCCACACCTGTGACAGCACAACCCTGGCAAGCTAAGTGAAAAGCAATGCGCCCGGCACCGCACGGGGCGTCCAGCACTGCCTGCCCCTTGCGCAATCGCAATGCCTTCTTGATGAATCGAGCCTCTTCTTCTCCCTTTTCATCCGGAAGGAGCCAGAGGTGCTCCTCCATCGTCTCAAACCAGTCTGACATGATTCTTATTTCCTGATACAAAACTCCGAGAAAATCTTATTCTATTCTATTTCTTAAAAATACCCGAAATCTCTTTTTCATTTATCTCTTCTAAGCCTCGAATGACCTTCTTTTGCCATTTTCCAGGTAGTGATTTAAAAACCTTCTCAATAATATTTTCTTCTTCTTTATTGATTAAAGCCCTTAAAATCTCAATAGCAATGTTTCTGTCTTTTATGGCCTTATCTTCTTTGTCTCTTCGCTGGGAAACTATTAACTTATGTAAGGCAAAATTGGCAGGATGGGGTAAGTTCAAATAGAAATCTTCAACCTTCACTCTTATAGTATTCTCTGATAGAAAATCAAGAAACCTTAACGCTTCAGCGTTTATACCTAACTTAGGCACAGAATATGGCTTATCTGAACCTTTGCCTCTCGCCGGAACTAAGAACTCAACTATAAGGTCTGGATGGTCAAGTTTTATGTAGCCCCTTGGTCCACGAAAACCTGTAACAAACCCCAGGTCTTTAAGCAGGGCAGGTATATCTATTGTCTGCTTTATCTTATCAGGCTTGCTTATAAGAAAATCCATATCTCTTGTTTTTAGAGTAGCATGATTGATATAGGAAACAGAGGAAAAATAATCTTTATAAAAAAATACACACCAGCTACCAATCAGCACAAAATCATTTAAGATTTTCGCTTTATGGAACCTCCTTAAAATCTCAAGGCACAGCTCATACTGCTTCTTTTCCACGCAAAGAGCTCCTCAAAAACCTGATCTGCTTTTTCACCTGGGAGAGCAATTTTCTGTATTTTGCCCTCAACTCTTTTGCTTCTGAATACTTATGTTTTTCTTTCTCAGATATTTTCCCTTTATAGATATACTTTACTTTCTTATCGATCCTTTTTACCAGATAATAATATTTATGACCTTTTATCTCTCTCACCGCCAGACAGCCCTGCGGCAGATTTTTTAACGCCTGCTCATATTCTTTTTTCATCCGCAAAGAATTATGCAATTCCTCTTTGAGGACTCCTTTTATCACACCTACCATATCTCCTCCTGTTACCCAACAATCTGTATTAGATTATACGCTGTTGGGTAACAATTGTCAAAGAAATAATTACCCAACAAACTGTCAAATAATTATACTTGTTGGGTAACGAGAAAATTGAAAGCCTGACAGACCATCCCCGGCAGCTGCCAGAGCCGAGCCTCTTCTTCTCCCTTTTCATTCCGAATCTGGATCCTGTGGACCGGAAGGAGCCAGAGGCGCTCCTCCATCGTCTCAAACCAGTCTAACATGATTCGGTTCCTGTATAGCAGATGAAATCGGTAGTTTTTCTTTATTCATAAAACCTATAAGCTCTAACGCTGCGCTTATAA
This window of the Candidatus Zixiibacteriota bacterium genome carries:
- a CDS encoding nucleotidyltransferase domain-containing protein, with translation MEKKQYELCLEILRRFHKAKILNDFVLIGSWCVFFYKDYFSSVSYINHATLKTRDMDFLISKPDKIKQTIDIPALLKDLGFVTGFRGPRGYIKLDHPDLIVEFLVPARGKGSDKPYSVPKLGINAEALRFLDFLSENTIRVKVEDFYLNLPHPANFALHKLIVSQRRDKEDKAIKDRNIAIEILRALINKEEENIIEKVFKSLPGKWQKKVIRGLEEINEKEISGIFKK
- a CDS encoding class I SAM-dependent methyltransferase, encoding MSDWFETMEEHLWLLPDEKGEEEARFIKKALRLRKGQAVLDAPCGAGRIAFHLACQGCAVTGVDLRPQFVNRARRRFRTAGLQGRFKVMDLRRLEFEQEFDGAFNWGGSFGYFSDEENLELVRRYARALKPGGRLLVDQVNREYILRHFIPEQRRGEVIIRNYWYRDTQRIISRRIINGHNDPKNMSSMRVYTRRETEQLFEQAGLVIEALYGSFKGEQFCRSSPHMIAVGRKP